The following are encoded together in the Equus quagga isolate Etosha38 chromosome 15, UCLA_HA_Equagga_1.0, whole genome shotgun sequence genome:
- the LOC124226304 gene encoding olfactory receptor 2B6, with translation MNRVNESIPQEFILLGFSDQPWLEFPLFVVFFISYIITIFGNLTIILVSCLDSKLHTPMYFFLTNLSLLDLCYTTSTVPQMLVNLYSARKVISYGGCVAQLFMFLALGATECVLLAVMSFDRFVAICRPLHYSVVMHRRLCLQLAASSWITGFGNSVWLSTLTLQLPLCGSRVVDHFLCEVPALLKLSCVDTTANEAELFFVSVVFHLIPLTLILISYAFIAQAVLRIQSAEGRQKAFGTCGSHLIVVSLFYGTAISMYLQPPSPNSKDRRKMVSLFYGIIAPMLNPLIYTLRNKEVKEAFKRLVARVFLIKK, from the coding sequence ATGAACCGGGTAAATGAGAGCATCCCACAGGAGTTCATCCTCTTAGGTTTCTCAGATCAACCATGGCTGGAGTTTCCACTCTTTGTGGTCTTCTTCATTTCTTACATCATAACTATCTTCGGAAACCTGACCATTATTCTAGTGTCATGCCTGGACTCCAAACTCCATActcccatgtatttttttcttaccaaTCTGTCACTCCTAGATCTTTGCTACACCACGAGTACAGTTCCACAAATGCTGGTGAATTTATACAGCGCCAGGAAGGTAATTAGTTATGGTGGCTGTGTGGCTCAGCTTTTCATGTTTCTTGCCCTGGGGGCCACTGAATGTGTTCTGCTGGCCGTCATGTCCTTTGATAGGTTTGTAGCTATTTGTCGTCCTCTCCATTACTCAGTTGTCATGCACCGAAGGCTCTGCCTCCAGTTGGCAGCTTCATCCTGGATTACTGGTTTCGGCAACTCAGTGTGGTTGTCTACCCTGACTCTCCAGCTGCCACTCTGTGGCTCCCGTGTAGTTGATcactttctctgtgaagtccctgCTCTGCTCAAGTTATCCTGTGTTGACACAACAGCAAATGAGGCTGAACTATTCTTTGTAAGTGTGGTATTCCATCTAATACCTCTGACACTCATTCTTATATCATATGCTTTTATTGCCCAAGCAGTGTTGAGAATCCAATCTGCTGAAGGTAGACAAAAAGCATTTGGGACATGTGGCTCCCATCTAATTGTCGTGTCACTTTTTTATGGTACAGCTATCTCCATGTACCTGCAACCACCATCACCTAACTCCAAAGACCGGCGAAAGATGGTTTCCCTCTTCTATGGAATCATTGCACCCATGCTGAACCCCCTTATATATACGCTTAGGAACAAAGAGGTAAAGGAGGCCTTTAAAAGATTAGTTGCAAGAGTCTTCTTAATCAAGAAATAA